Genomic DNA from Alkalihalobacterium alkalinitrilicum:
CTCTTTATGATCATCAATGAGGGATGTTAATTTATTAGCCGCCTCAATGTATAGTGTTTCAATTTGTTGAACTACTATTGGGCCGAACTTAGGTGGTAGAATGACATAATTAACGCATGTAGAAACGATAATTCCGATGGAAGTCCCAGATAATCTAATAATAAAGTCATGAAACATATTATCTGTTGTACCTGGTATCATTGCAACTGCAGTTAAAGTTGCAACGAGTGTACCAGTATCCAATTTTAATCTAGCACAAGCCACAATTGTCAGCATAGCGACTAATGAGTAGGTTAATGCCGACTGTCCTAGTAAAAAGTCTAACAGAACAGCAAAAAGCGCACCTACGGCAGCTGCAGGCAAACGAACTAACCCTTTTTTTAAAGAGTCTGCAGCCGTAGGTTCAGTAGTGACAATAGCAGTAATGATAGCAAATACAACTGGTAAATCGAGTAGTTTACAAATAAAAGCTGTAACAAATACAGATAACCCTGTTTTTAGTACGCGTCGTCCAATCCATCTTGTGTTTTTCATAAAACCACCTTCTTAGTTGACAATCCATCCTTAGTATTGGACTCCTATTTATGAGATATACAAATAAAAAGCTAATTTGTTAATATATTCAATAGTAGAGGTTACTTTAATTATTAAAAATTTTTATTTAATGTTAGGTTGGTGTAAAAATGAGAAAGTTCACTGCTTTATTATTTTGTCTATTCGTAATTAATATGGGTTGCAGCACTGGAAGTATGGAAAATGAAAATGTTTTAAATGACGATGAAACAGAATCCATCGTTAGTGAAGTCGTTGAGAGTAAGGGTGAAGATGAAATTGAGGAAGTGGAAGTTGATAATGAAGAACGTTCAGATGAAATAGAGGTGGCAGCTGTACCGAAATATAAATTGAATCCAACTAACTTTCTTATTCAGCCAAGGGAGGAAGGTGTTAATGAAAAGGTTGTTCTGTTAACGATAGATGATGCTCCTGATCAATATGGGGTAAAAATGGCTGAAATTCTTCACGATTTAGACGTGAATGCAATCTTTTTTATGAATGGTATATTCATTAATAAAGGTTCAGGTAAGGAGCAGTTGAAACAAATTCATGAATTAGGTTTTGAAATCGGTAACCATACGATGACTCATAAAAATTTAAGTGAACTTTCTCCAGAAGAGCAAAGAAAAGAGATCATCGATCTAAATGATCTTATTGAAGAAATTACAGGAGAGCGCCCACGTTTTTTTAGAGCACCCTATGGAGCAAATACAGATGTATCGAAACAAGTCGTTGAAGCAGAAGGAATGCAATGGATGAATTGGACGTATGGTTACGATTATTTTCCTGAATATATGGATGCTGAAAGTCTTGCAGAACAGATGGTCAATTCGGAATTGTTGATGAATGGAGCTAATTTGTTAATGCACGATCGAAAATGGACGATGGAAGCCTTAAGAGATATTGTAAAAGGTCTAAAAGATAAAGGATTTGATATCGTCGATCCAAAAGAAATTAAGTGACTGAGAATAAATGTTAACAGAAACGTCTAAGCTGGTACCAGTTTAGACGTTTCTGTTTTTTATTGGTTTTATTTAATACGTCGAGCTGCTAATAATCAAATAATCTCTGGAAATAAAGAAAGAATATTAAATGTAGCCTAAAAAAATGTAAACTTTTGTAGAACCTTGTCATGTATTATCGAAAAAGATACAATATCTTTAT
This window encodes:
- a CDS encoding FUSC family protein — protein: MKNTRWIGRRVLKTGLSVFVTAFICKLLDLPVVFAIITAIVTTEPTAADSLKKGLVRLPAAAVGALFAVLLDFLLGQSALTYSLVAMLTIVACARLKLDTGTLVATLTAVAMIPGTTDNMFHDFIIRLSGTSIGIIVSTCVNYVILPPKFGPIVVQQIETLYIEAANKLTSLIDDHKEEHPSITYRPLSQQIEKIYQLTQFQTDEWKYRNFEENEFRSFQYLVKKLHFIEQINLRIGNLTYQQLKRSDFSDFEWDILKKSIASLAAIYKDPLHQIHNSHFEWINKMKENLHYIEHDDNAELHIVQRVFYELYIIHQLTVELAEVTETERQYSLTEQSYPSYVFPTKIQYD
- a CDS encoding polysaccharide deacetylase family protein; translated protein: MRKFTALLFCLFVINMGCSTGSMENENVLNDDETESIVSEVVESKGEDEIEEVEVDNEERSDEIEVAAVPKYKLNPTNFLIQPREEGVNEKVVLLTIDDAPDQYGVKMAEILHDLDVNAIFFMNGIFINKGSGKEQLKQIHELGFEIGNHTMTHKNLSELSPEEQRKEIIDLNDLIEEITGERPRFFRAPYGANTDVSKQVVEAEGMQWMNWTYGYDYFPEYMDAESLAEQMVNSELLMNGANLLMHDRKWTMEALRDIVKGLKDKGFDIVDPKEIK